One genomic window of Cyprinus carpio isolate SPL01 chromosome A23, ASM1834038v1, whole genome shotgun sequence includes the following:
- the LOC109110193 gene encoding rap1 GTPase-activating protein 1-like isoform X12, translating into MPQRKRSFTFGAYGGVDKTFSRARSLWKQDGGEPCVSNTLDPSLFQPSLPHTGPVFLKTPDLFEMIEKMQSNRMDEQRCTLPPPLKTEEDYIPYPSVHEVLGRKSPFPLILLPQFGGYWIEGTNHELSNGTDLDQLLSPNSRFKLECNTTAKIYRKHFLGKEHFNYYTVDSVLGHLVFSMKYDVIGDQEHLRLMLRTKMKTYHDVIPISCLTEFPNIVQMAKLVCEEVNVDRFFPVLYPKASRLIVTFDEHVISNNFKFGVIYQKFGQTSEEEFFGNNEESPALVEFLEFLGQKIKLHDFKGFRGGLDVTHGQTGSESVYYNFHNKEIMFHVSTKLPYTEGDTQQLQKKRHIGNDIVAIVFQEENTPFVPDMIASNFLHAYVVVQVENACSDNVLYKVSVTARDDVPFFGPPLPSLAIFKKGPEFREFLLTKLINAEYACYKAEKFAKLEERTRSALLETLYEELHINSQAMMGMGGEEDKLENGGGGGGFFESFKSLIIPGKSPTRKKSGPFSSRRSSAIGIENIQEVQEKSSRECSPSTQRMPDSGHASQEPKSENSSNQSSPEVLITKNSSSMYCRAPSIPEARDLSRSSSNASSFASVVEENEEATEDYDTGMESLSSADTPHNRDSFTYSTWLEDNMSTTGTTSRGSSPAPGRTDGGKNQDQNRSDIRIKLERPNDHKSSSYFH; encoded by the exons GAAACAGGATGGAGGAGAGCCCTGTGTTTCTAACACACTAGATCCTTCACTGTTTCAGCCCTCACTGCCTCACACCGGCCCTGTGTTCCTCAAG ACAcctgatttatttgaaatgattgaGAAAATGCAG AGCAACAGAATGGACGAGCAACGATgcactcttcctcctcctctcaaa ACCGAGGAAGACTACATCCCTTACCCCAGCGTCCATGAG GTTCTTGGCAGAAAGAGTCCATTTCCCTTGATTCTGCTGCCCCAGTTTGGGGGTTATTGGATTGAAGGGACCAATCATGAGCTGAGCAATGGGACTGATCTGGACCAGCTTCTGTCTCCCAATTCACGCTTCAAACTGGAGTGCAACACCACCGCTAAGATCTACAGGAAGCATTTTCTGGGCAAA GAACACTTTAATTACTATACAGTGGACAGTGTCCTGGGCCACCTGGTGTTCTCCATGAAATATGATGTTATCGGGGACCAAGAGCATCTCCGCCTCATGCTCAG aactaaaatgaaaacatatcaCGACGTGATTCCAATATCATGTCTGACCGAATTCCCCAACATTGTCCAGATGGCCAAG CTCGTCTGTGAAGAGGTGAACGTGGACCGATTTTTCCCTGTGCTTTACCCAAAG GCCTCTAGGCTCATCGTCACTTTTGATGAACACGTCATAAGCAACAACTTCAAGTTTGGAGTCATTTATCAGAAGTTTGGACAG ACCTCAGAGGAGGAGTTCTTTGGGAATAACGAGGAGAGTCCTGCTTTGGTAGAGTTTTTAGAGTTTCTGGGACAGAAAATCAAGCTCCATGACTTCAAAGG GTTTCGTGGAGGATTGGACGTGACACATGGACAGACAGGCTCTGAATCTGTATATTACAATTTTCACAACAAGGAGATCATGTTCCACGTGTCAACAAAGCTGCCTTACACAGAGGGCGATACACAGCAG CTACAAAAGAAGAGGCATATAGGAAATGACATCGTGGCCATCGTGTTTCAAGAGGAGAACACTCCATTTGTCCCAGACATGATTGCCTCCAACTTCCTGCATGCCTATGTAGTGGTGCAAGTTGAAAATGCCTGTTCTGACAACGTCCTGTACAAG GTTTCAGTAACAGCCAGAGACGACGTCCCCTTCTTCGGACCACCCCTCCCCAGCCTAGCCATTTTTAAGAAA GGCCCAGAGTTTCGTGAATTCTTGCTTACCAAGCTGATCAATGCTGAATACGCTTGTTACAAAGCTGAAAAATTTGCCAAATTAGAG GAGCGTACCCGGTCTGCCCTGCTGGAGACGCTGTACGAGGAGCTGCACATCAACAGTCAGGCTATGATGGGAATGGGAGGAGAGGAGGACAAACTGGAGAATGGAGGAGGGGGAGGGGGCTTCTTTGAGTCTTTCAAG TCTTTGATCATTCCTGGAAAAAGCCCAACTAGGAAAAAGTCAGGACCCTTCAGCTCTCGACGTAGCAGTGCTATCGGCATTGAGAACATCCAGGAGGTCCAGGAGAAGAG cagTAGAGAGTGCTCTCCCAGCACACAGAGGATGCCTGACAGTGGCCACGCCTCCCAGGAACCCAAGTCTGAAAACTCCTCCAATCAGAGCTCTCCTGAGGTCCTCATCACTAAGAACAG ctcaaGCATGTACTGCCGGGCTCCCTCCATTCCAGAGGCTCGTGACCTGTCCCGCTCCTCATCTAACGCCAGCAGCTTTGCTAGTGTGGTAGAGGAAAATGAAGAAGCCACAGAGGACTACGACACTGGCATG GAGAGTCTGTCGTCAGCAGATACTCCTCATAATCGAGACTCGTTCACGTACAGCACATGGCTGGAGGACAACATGAGCACTACCGGTACAACCAGCAGGGGGAGCTCTCCTG CTCCTGGCAGAACGGATGGTGGAAAGAACCAGGACCAGAACCGTTCAGACATCCGCATCAAACTTGAGCGACCGAATGACCACAAGTCCTCATCT
- the LOC109110193 gene encoding rap1 GTPase-activating protein 1-like isoform X7: MPQRKRSFTFGAYGGVDKTFSRARSLWKQDGGEPCVSNTLDPSLFQPSLPHTGPVFLKTPDLFEMIEKMQSNRMDEQRCTLPPPLKTEEDYIPYPSVHEVLGRKSPFPLILLPQFGGYWIEGTNHELSNGTDLDQLLSPNSRFKLECNTTAKIYRKHFLGKEHFNYYTVDSVLGHLVFSMKYDVIGDQEHLRLMLRTKMKTYHDVIPISCLTEFPNIVQMAKLVCEEVNVDRFFPVLYPKASRLIVTFDEHVISNNFKFGVIYQKFGQTSEEEFFGNNEESPALVEFLEFLGQKIKLHDFKGFRGGLDVTHGQTGSESVYYNFHNKEIMFHVSTKLPYTEGDTQQLQKKRHIGNDIVAIVFQEENTPFVPDMIASNFLHAYVVVQVENACSDNVLYKVSVTARDDVPFFGPPLPSLAIFKKGPEFREFLLTKLINAEYACYKAEKFAKLEERTRSALLETLYEELHINSQAMMGMGGEEDKLENGGGGGGFFESFKSLLVPGKSPSKYGRRGSAIGIGTIEESLIIPGKSPTRKKSGPFSSRRSSAIGIENIQEVQEKRIAALLSEDRTVLCLSLPSVTLRNGRLVVDPSNSRECSPSTQRMPDSGHASQEPKSENSSNQSSPEVLITKNSSSMYCRAPSIPEARDLSRSSSNASSFASVVEENEEATEDYDTGMESLSSADTPHNRDSFTYSTWLEDNMSTTGTTSRGSSPAPGRTDGGKNQDQNRSDIRIKLERPNDHKSSSYFH, from the exons GAAACAGGATGGAGGAGAGCCCTGTGTTTCTAACACACTAGATCCTTCACTGTTTCAGCCCTCACTGCCTCACACCGGCCCTGTGTTCCTCAAG ACAcctgatttatttgaaatgattgaGAAAATGCAG AGCAACAGAATGGACGAGCAACGATgcactcttcctcctcctctcaaa ACCGAGGAAGACTACATCCCTTACCCCAGCGTCCATGAG GTTCTTGGCAGAAAGAGTCCATTTCCCTTGATTCTGCTGCCCCAGTTTGGGGGTTATTGGATTGAAGGGACCAATCATGAGCTGAGCAATGGGACTGATCTGGACCAGCTTCTGTCTCCCAATTCACGCTTCAAACTGGAGTGCAACACCACCGCTAAGATCTACAGGAAGCATTTTCTGGGCAAA GAACACTTTAATTACTATACAGTGGACAGTGTCCTGGGCCACCTGGTGTTCTCCATGAAATATGATGTTATCGGGGACCAAGAGCATCTCCGCCTCATGCTCAG aactaaaatgaaaacatatcaCGACGTGATTCCAATATCATGTCTGACCGAATTCCCCAACATTGTCCAGATGGCCAAG CTCGTCTGTGAAGAGGTGAACGTGGACCGATTTTTCCCTGTGCTTTACCCAAAG GCCTCTAGGCTCATCGTCACTTTTGATGAACACGTCATAAGCAACAACTTCAAGTTTGGAGTCATTTATCAGAAGTTTGGACAG ACCTCAGAGGAGGAGTTCTTTGGGAATAACGAGGAGAGTCCTGCTTTGGTAGAGTTTTTAGAGTTTCTGGGACAGAAAATCAAGCTCCATGACTTCAAAGG GTTTCGTGGAGGATTGGACGTGACACATGGACAGACAGGCTCTGAATCTGTATATTACAATTTTCACAACAAGGAGATCATGTTCCACGTGTCAACAAAGCTGCCTTACACAGAGGGCGATACACAGCAG CTACAAAAGAAGAGGCATATAGGAAATGACATCGTGGCCATCGTGTTTCAAGAGGAGAACACTCCATTTGTCCCAGACATGATTGCCTCCAACTTCCTGCATGCCTATGTAGTGGTGCAAGTTGAAAATGCCTGTTCTGACAACGTCCTGTACAAG GTTTCAGTAACAGCCAGAGACGACGTCCCCTTCTTCGGACCACCCCTCCCCAGCCTAGCCATTTTTAAGAAA GGCCCAGAGTTTCGTGAATTCTTGCTTACCAAGCTGATCAATGCTGAATACGCTTGTTACAAAGCTGAAAAATTTGCCAAATTAGAG GAGCGTACCCGGTCTGCCCTGCTGGAGACGCTGTACGAGGAGCTGCACATCAACAGTCAGGCTATGATGGGAATGGGAGGAGAGGAGGACAAACTGGAGAATGGAGGAGGGGGAGGGGGCTTCTTTGAGTCTTTCAAG TCATTGCTTGTCCCAGGCAAAAGCCCAAGTAAATATGGACGTCGTGGCAGTGCCATAGGAATAGGAACCATAGAAGAG TCTTTGATCATTCCTGGAAAAAGCCCAACTAGGAAAAAGTCAGGACCCTTCAGCTCTCGACGTAGCAGTGCTATCGGCATTGAGAACATCCAGGAGGTCCAGGAGAAGAG AATTGCTGCTCTGTTGTCAGAGGACAGGACAGTCCTCTGTCTTTCTCTACCCAGCGTCACTCTCAGGAATGGGAGGCTCGTCGTGGATCCTTCCAA cagTAGAGAGTGCTCTCCCAGCACACAGAGGATGCCTGACAGTGGCCACGCCTCCCAGGAACCCAAGTCTGAAAACTCCTCCAATCAGAGCTCTCCTGAGGTCCTCATCACTAAGAACAG ctcaaGCATGTACTGCCGGGCTCCCTCCATTCCAGAGGCTCGTGACCTGTCCCGCTCCTCATCTAACGCCAGCAGCTTTGCTAGTGTGGTAGAGGAAAATGAAGAAGCCACAGAGGACTACGACACTGGCATG GAGAGTCTGTCGTCAGCAGATACTCCTCATAATCGAGACTCGTTCACGTACAGCACATGGCTGGAGGACAACATGAGCACTACCGGTACAACCAGCAGGGGGAGCTCTCCTG CTCCTGGCAGAACGGATGGTGGAAAGAACCAGGACCAGAACCGTTCAGACATCCGCATCAAACTTGAGCGACCGAATGACCACAAGTCCTCATCT
- the LOC109110193 gene encoding rap1 GTPase-activating protein 1-like isoform X4 has product MPQRKRSFTFGAYGGVDKTFSRARSLWKQDGGEPCVSNTLDPSLFQPSLPHTGPVFLKTPDLFEMIEKMQSNRMDEQRCTLPPPLKTEEDYIPYPSVHEVLGRKSPFPLILLPQFGGYWIEGTNHELSNGTDLDQLLSPNSRFKLECNTTAKIYRKHFLGKEHFNYYTVDSVLGHLVFSMKYDVIGDQEHLRLMLRTKMKTYHDVIPISCLTEFPNIVQMAKLVCEEVNVDRFFPVLYPKASRLIVTFDEHVISNNFKFGVIYQKFGQTSEEEFFGNNEESPALVEFLEFLGQKIKLHDFKGFRGGLDVTHGQTGSESVYYNFHNKEIMFHVSTKLPYTEGDTQQLQKKRHIGNDIVAIVFQEENTPFVPDMIASNFLHAYVVVQVENACSDNVLYKVSVTARDDVPFFGPPLPSLAIFKKGPEFREFLLTKLINAEYACYKAEKFAKLEERTRSALLETLYEELHINSQAMMGMGGEEDKLENGGGGGGFFESFKRVIRSRSQSLDTMGLNIRKYTVSNSHSGSFTHNNNSHHSPESPKPPGISLIIPGKSPTRKKSGPFSSRRSSAIGIENIQEVQEKRIAALLSEDRTVLCLSLPSVTLRNGRLVVDPSNSRECSPSTQRMPDSGHASQEPKSENSSNQSSPEVLITKNSSSMYCRAPSIPEARDLSRSSSNASSFASVVEENEEATEDYDTGMESLSSADTPHNRDSFTYSTWLEDNMSTTGTTSRGSSPAPGRTDGGKNQDQNRSDIRIKLERPNDHKSSSYFH; this is encoded by the exons GAAACAGGATGGAGGAGAGCCCTGTGTTTCTAACACACTAGATCCTTCACTGTTTCAGCCCTCACTGCCTCACACCGGCCCTGTGTTCCTCAAG ACAcctgatttatttgaaatgattgaGAAAATGCAG AGCAACAGAATGGACGAGCAACGATgcactcttcctcctcctctcaaa ACCGAGGAAGACTACATCCCTTACCCCAGCGTCCATGAG GTTCTTGGCAGAAAGAGTCCATTTCCCTTGATTCTGCTGCCCCAGTTTGGGGGTTATTGGATTGAAGGGACCAATCATGAGCTGAGCAATGGGACTGATCTGGACCAGCTTCTGTCTCCCAATTCACGCTTCAAACTGGAGTGCAACACCACCGCTAAGATCTACAGGAAGCATTTTCTGGGCAAA GAACACTTTAATTACTATACAGTGGACAGTGTCCTGGGCCACCTGGTGTTCTCCATGAAATATGATGTTATCGGGGACCAAGAGCATCTCCGCCTCATGCTCAG aactaaaatgaaaacatatcaCGACGTGATTCCAATATCATGTCTGACCGAATTCCCCAACATTGTCCAGATGGCCAAG CTCGTCTGTGAAGAGGTGAACGTGGACCGATTTTTCCCTGTGCTTTACCCAAAG GCCTCTAGGCTCATCGTCACTTTTGATGAACACGTCATAAGCAACAACTTCAAGTTTGGAGTCATTTATCAGAAGTTTGGACAG ACCTCAGAGGAGGAGTTCTTTGGGAATAACGAGGAGAGTCCTGCTTTGGTAGAGTTTTTAGAGTTTCTGGGACAGAAAATCAAGCTCCATGACTTCAAAGG GTTTCGTGGAGGATTGGACGTGACACATGGACAGACAGGCTCTGAATCTGTATATTACAATTTTCACAACAAGGAGATCATGTTCCACGTGTCAACAAAGCTGCCTTACACAGAGGGCGATACACAGCAG CTACAAAAGAAGAGGCATATAGGAAATGACATCGTGGCCATCGTGTTTCAAGAGGAGAACACTCCATTTGTCCCAGACATGATTGCCTCCAACTTCCTGCATGCCTATGTAGTGGTGCAAGTTGAAAATGCCTGTTCTGACAACGTCCTGTACAAG GTTTCAGTAACAGCCAGAGACGACGTCCCCTTCTTCGGACCACCCCTCCCCAGCCTAGCCATTTTTAAGAAA GGCCCAGAGTTTCGTGAATTCTTGCTTACCAAGCTGATCAATGCTGAATACGCTTGTTACAAAGCTGAAAAATTTGCCAAATTAGAG GAGCGTACCCGGTCTGCCCTGCTGGAGACGCTGTACGAGGAGCTGCACATCAACAGTCAGGCTATGATGGGAATGGGAGGAGAGGAGGACAAACTGGAGAATGGAGGAGGGGGAGGGGGCTTCTTTGAGTCTTTCAAG CGGGTGATCCGCAGCAGGAGCCAGTCTCTGGACACCATGGGCCTCAATATCAGGAAGTACACAGTCTCCAATAGTCACAGCGGCAGTTTCAcccacaacaacaacagccacCACTCACCAGAGTCCCCCAAACCCCCTGGGATA TCTTTGATCATTCCTGGAAAAAGCCCAACTAGGAAAAAGTCAGGACCCTTCAGCTCTCGACGTAGCAGTGCTATCGGCATTGAGAACATCCAGGAGGTCCAGGAGAAGAG AATTGCTGCTCTGTTGTCAGAGGACAGGACAGTCCTCTGTCTTTCTCTACCCAGCGTCACTCTCAGGAATGGGAGGCTCGTCGTGGATCCTTCCAA cagTAGAGAGTGCTCTCCCAGCACACAGAGGATGCCTGACAGTGGCCACGCCTCCCAGGAACCCAAGTCTGAAAACTCCTCCAATCAGAGCTCTCCTGAGGTCCTCATCACTAAGAACAG ctcaaGCATGTACTGCCGGGCTCCCTCCATTCCAGAGGCTCGTGACCTGTCCCGCTCCTCATCTAACGCCAGCAGCTTTGCTAGTGTGGTAGAGGAAAATGAAGAAGCCACAGAGGACTACGACACTGGCATG GAGAGTCTGTCGTCAGCAGATACTCCTCATAATCGAGACTCGTTCACGTACAGCACATGGCTGGAGGACAACATGAGCACTACCGGTACAACCAGCAGGGGGAGCTCTCCTG CTCCTGGCAGAACGGATGGTGGAAAGAACCAGGACCAGAACCGTTCAGACATCCGCATCAAACTTGAGCGACCGAATGACCACAAGTCCTCATCT
- the LOC109110193 gene encoding rap1 GTPase-activating protein 1-like isoform X5 encodes MPQRKRSFTFGAYGGVDKTFSRARSLWKQDGGEPCVSNTLDPSLFQPSLPHTGPVFLKTPDLFEMIEKMQSNRMDEQRCTLPPPLKTEEDYIPYPSVHEVLGRKSPFPLILLPQFGGYWIEGTNHELSNGTDLDQLLSPNSRFKLECNTTAKIYRKHFLGKEHFNYYTVDSVLGHLVFSMKYDVIGDQEHLRLMLRTKMKTYHDVIPISCLTEFPNIVQMAKLVCEEVNVDRFFPVLYPKASRLIVTFDEHVISNNFKFGVIYQKFGQTSEEEFFGNNEESPALVEFLEFLGQKIKLHDFKGFRGGLDVTHGQTGSESVYYNFHNKEIMFHVSTKLPYTEGDTQQLQKKRHIGNDIVAIVFQEENTPFVPDMIASNFLHAYVVVQVENACSDNVLYKVSVTARDDVPFFGPPLPSLAIFKKGPEFREFLLTKLINAEYACYKAEKFAKLEERTRSALLETLYEELHINSQAMMGMGGEEDKLENGGGGGGFFESFKRVIRSRSQSLDTMGLNIRKYTVSNSHSGSFTHNNNSHHSPESPKPPGISLLVPGKSPSKYGRRGSAIGIGTIEESLIIPGKSPTRKKSGPFSSRRSSAIGIENIQEVQEKSSRECSPSTQRMPDSGHASQEPKSENSSNQSSPEVLITKNSSSMYCRAPSIPEARDLSRSSSNASSFASVVEENEEATEDYDTGMESLSSADTPHNRDSFTYSTWLEDNMSTTGTTSRGSSPAPGRTDGGKNQDQNRSDIRIKLERPNDHKSSSYFH; translated from the exons GAAACAGGATGGAGGAGAGCCCTGTGTTTCTAACACACTAGATCCTTCACTGTTTCAGCCCTCACTGCCTCACACCGGCCCTGTGTTCCTCAAG ACAcctgatttatttgaaatgattgaGAAAATGCAG AGCAACAGAATGGACGAGCAACGATgcactcttcctcctcctctcaaa ACCGAGGAAGACTACATCCCTTACCCCAGCGTCCATGAG GTTCTTGGCAGAAAGAGTCCATTTCCCTTGATTCTGCTGCCCCAGTTTGGGGGTTATTGGATTGAAGGGACCAATCATGAGCTGAGCAATGGGACTGATCTGGACCAGCTTCTGTCTCCCAATTCACGCTTCAAACTGGAGTGCAACACCACCGCTAAGATCTACAGGAAGCATTTTCTGGGCAAA GAACACTTTAATTACTATACAGTGGACAGTGTCCTGGGCCACCTGGTGTTCTCCATGAAATATGATGTTATCGGGGACCAAGAGCATCTCCGCCTCATGCTCAG aactaaaatgaaaacatatcaCGACGTGATTCCAATATCATGTCTGACCGAATTCCCCAACATTGTCCAGATGGCCAAG CTCGTCTGTGAAGAGGTGAACGTGGACCGATTTTTCCCTGTGCTTTACCCAAAG GCCTCTAGGCTCATCGTCACTTTTGATGAACACGTCATAAGCAACAACTTCAAGTTTGGAGTCATTTATCAGAAGTTTGGACAG ACCTCAGAGGAGGAGTTCTTTGGGAATAACGAGGAGAGTCCTGCTTTGGTAGAGTTTTTAGAGTTTCTGGGACAGAAAATCAAGCTCCATGACTTCAAAGG GTTTCGTGGAGGATTGGACGTGACACATGGACAGACAGGCTCTGAATCTGTATATTACAATTTTCACAACAAGGAGATCATGTTCCACGTGTCAACAAAGCTGCCTTACACAGAGGGCGATACACAGCAG CTACAAAAGAAGAGGCATATAGGAAATGACATCGTGGCCATCGTGTTTCAAGAGGAGAACACTCCATTTGTCCCAGACATGATTGCCTCCAACTTCCTGCATGCCTATGTAGTGGTGCAAGTTGAAAATGCCTGTTCTGACAACGTCCTGTACAAG GTTTCAGTAACAGCCAGAGACGACGTCCCCTTCTTCGGACCACCCCTCCCCAGCCTAGCCATTTTTAAGAAA GGCCCAGAGTTTCGTGAATTCTTGCTTACCAAGCTGATCAATGCTGAATACGCTTGTTACAAAGCTGAAAAATTTGCCAAATTAGAG GAGCGTACCCGGTCTGCCCTGCTGGAGACGCTGTACGAGGAGCTGCACATCAACAGTCAGGCTATGATGGGAATGGGAGGAGAGGAGGACAAACTGGAGAATGGAGGAGGGGGAGGGGGCTTCTTTGAGTCTTTCAAG CGGGTGATCCGCAGCAGGAGCCAGTCTCTGGACACCATGGGCCTCAATATCAGGAAGTACACAGTCTCCAATAGTCACAGCGGCAGTTTCAcccacaacaacaacagccacCACTCACCAGAGTCCCCCAAACCCCCTGGGATA TCATTGCTTGTCCCAGGCAAAAGCCCAAGTAAATATGGACGTCGTGGCAGTGCCATAGGAATAGGAACCATAGAAGAG TCTTTGATCATTCCTGGAAAAAGCCCAACTAGGAAAAAGTCAGGACCCTTCAGCTCTCGACGTAGCAGTGCTATCGGCATTGAGAACATCCAGGAGGTCCAGGAGAAGAG cagTAGAGAGTGCTCTCCCAGCACACAGAGGATGCCTGACAGTGGCCACGCCTCCCAGGAACCCAAGTCTGAAAACTCCTCCAATCAGAGCTCTCCTGAGGTCCTCATCACTAAGAACAG ctcaaGCATGTACTGCCGGGCTCCCTCCATTCCAGAGGCTCGTGACCTGTCCCGCTCCTCATCTAACGCCAGCAGCTTTGCTAGTGTGGTAGAGGAAAATGAAGAAGCCACAGAGGACTACGACACTGGCATG GAGAGTCTGTCGTCAGCAGATACTCCTCATAATCGAGACTCGTTCACGTACAGCACATGGCTGGAGGACAACATGAGCACTACCGGTACAACCAGCAGGGGGAGCTCTCCTG CTCCTGGCAGAACGGATGGTGGAAAGAACCAGGACCAGAACCGTTCAGACATCCGCATCAAACTTGAGCGACCGAATGACCACAAGTCCTCATCT
- the LOC109110193 gene encoding rap1 GTPase-activating protein 1-like isoform X8 — MPQRKRSFTFGAYGGVDKTFSRARSLWKQDGGEPCVSNTLDPSLFQPSLPHTGPVFLKTPDLFEMIEKMQSNRMDEQRCTLPPPLKTEEDYIPYPSVHEVLGRKSPFPLILLPQFGGYWIEGTNHELSNGTDLDQLLSPNSRFKLECNTTAKIYRKHFLGKEHFNYYTVDSVLGHLVFSMKYDVIGDQEHLRLMLRTKMKTYHDVIPISCLTEFPNIVQMAKLVCEEVNVDRFFPVLYPKASRLIVTFDEHVISNNFKFGVIYQKFGQTSEEEFFGNNEESPALVEFLEFLGQKIKLHDFKGFRGGLDVTHGQTGSESVYYNFHNKEIMFHVSTKLPYTEGDTQQLQKKRHIGNDIVAIVFQEENTPFVPDMIASNFLHAYVVVQVENACSDNVLYKVSVTARDDVPFFGPPLPSLAIFKKGPEFREFLLTKLINAEYACYKAEKFAKLEERTRSALLETLYEELHINSQAMMGMGGEEDKLENGGGGGGFFESFKRVIRSRSQSLDTMGLNIRKYTVSNSHSGSFTHNNNSHHSPESPKPPGISLIIPGKSPTRKKSGPFSSRRSSAIGIENIQEVQEKSSRECSPSTQRMPDSGHASQEPKSENSSNQSSPEVLITKNSSSMYCRAPSIPEARDLSRSSSNASSFASVVEENEEATEDYDTGMESLSSADTPHNRDSFTYSTWLEDNMSTTGTTSRGSSPAPGRTDGGKNQDQNRSDIRIKLERPNDHKSSSYFH; from the exons GAAACAGGATGGAGGAGAGCCCTGTGTTTCTAACACACTAGATCCTTCACTGTTTCAGCCCTCACTGCCTCACACCGGCCCTGTGTTCCTCAAG ACAcctgatttatttgaaatgattgaGAAAATGCAG AGCAACAGAATGGACGAGCAACGATgcactcttcctcctcctctcaaa ACCGAGGAAGACTACATCCCTTACCCCAGCGTCCATGAG GTTCTTGGCAGAAAGAGTCCATTTCCCTTGATTCTGCTGCCCCAGTTTGGGGGTTATTGGATTGAAGGGACCAATCATGAGCTGAGCAATGGGACTGATCTGGACCAGCTTCTGTCTCCCAATTCACGCTTCAAACTGGAGTGCAACACCACCGCTAAGATCTACAGGAAGCATTTTCTGGGCAAA GAACACTTTAATTACTATACAGTGGACAGTGTCCTGGGCCACCTGGTGTTCTCCATGAAATATGATGTTATCGGGGACCAAGAGCATCTCCGCCTCATGCTCAG aactaaaatgaaaacatatcaCGACGTGATTCCAATATCATGTCTGACCGAATTCCCCAACATTGTCCAGATGGCCAAG CTCGTCTGTGAAGAGGTGAACGTGGACCGATTTTTCCCTGTGCTTTACCCAAAG GCCTCTAGGCTCATCGTCACTTTTGATGAACACGTCATAAGCAACAACTTCAAGTTTGGAGTCATTTATCAGAAGTTTGGACAG ACCTCAGAGGAGGAGTTCTTTGGGAATAACGAGGAGAGTCCTGCTTTGGTAGAGTTTTTAGAGTTTCTGGGACAGAAAATCAAGCTCCATGACTTCAAAGG GTTTCGTGGAGGATTGGACGTGACACATGGACAGACAGGCTCTGAATCTGTATATTACAATTTTCACAACAAGGAGATCATGTTCCACGTGTCAACAAAGCTGCCTTACACAGAGGGCGATACACAGCAG CTACAAAAGAAGAGGCATATAGGAAATGACATCGTGGCCATCGTGTTTCAAGAGGAGAACACTCCATTTGTCCCAGACATGATTGCCTCCAACTTCCTGCATGCCTATGTAGTGGTGCAAGTTGAAAATGCCTGTTCTGACAACGTCCTGTACAAG GTTTCAGTAACAGCCAGAGACGACGTCCCCTTCTTCGGACCACCCCTCCCCAGCCTAGCCATTTTTAAGAAA GGCCCAGAGTTTCGTGAATTCTTGCTTACCAAGCTGATCAATGCTGAATACGCTTGTTACAAAGCTGAAAAATTTGCCAAATTAGAG GAGCGTACCCGGTCTGCCCTGCTGGAGACGCTGTACGAGGAGCTGCACATCAACAGTCAGGCTATGATGGGAATGGGAGGAGAGGAGGACAAACTGGAGAATGGAGGAGGGGGAGGGGGCTTCTTTGAGTCTTTCAAG CGGGTGATCCGCAGCAGGAGCCAGTCTCTGGACACCATGGGCCTCAATATCAGGAAGTACACAGTCTCCAATAGTCACAGCGGCAGTTTCAcccacaacaacaacagccacCACTCACCAGAGTCCCCCAAACCCCCTGGGATA TCTTTGATCATTCCTGGAAAAAGCCCAACTAGGAAAAAGTCAGGACCCTTCAGCTCTCGACGTAGCAGTGCTATCGGCATTGAGAACATCCAGGAGGTCCAGGAGAAGAG cagTAGAGAGTGCTCTCCCAGCACACAGAGGATGCCTGACAGTGGCCACGCCTCCCAGGAACCCAAGTCTGAAAACTCCTCCAATCAGAGCTCTCCTGAGGTCCTCATCACTAAGAACAG ctcaaGCATGTACTGCCGGGCTCCCTCCATTCCAGAGGCTCGTGACCTGTCCCGCTCCTCATCTAACGCCAGCAGCTTTGCTAGTGTGGTAGAGGAAAATGAAGAAGCCACAGAGGACTACGACACTGGCATG GAGAGTCTGTCGTCAGCAGATACTCCTCATAATCGAGACTCGTTCACGTACAGCACATGGCTGGAGGACAACATGAGCACTACCGGTACAACCAGCAGGGGGAGCTCTCCTG CTCCTGGCAGAACGGATGGTGGAAAGAACCAGGACCAGAACCGTTCAGACATCCGCATCAAACTTGAGCGACCGAATGACCACAAGTCCTCATCT